The genomic stretch tttgacttTCGAGAAAATTGTCCATCACAATCTAAAAGCTTTTTCTCTATTGTGCGTCCCCATGTGTGCCATCAAGGTGTCCTGCCGAGAGAACGTTTTGGCACAAAGTGAACATTGGTATggcttttctcctgtgtgtgttctcacgtGCTTGACCATATTAGACTTCttagagaatctttcaccacaatatatacacataaaaggtTTCtccccagtgtgtgttctcatgtgtgctaccATATTTGACTTTTGAGAGAATCTCaggccacaaactgaacaactaaacggtttttctcctgtgtgcgttctcatgtgtaacGCCACGTTTGACTTTTTAGACAATATTTTGCCACAAACTGTACAACGCCAAGGTTTTTCGCCTGTGTGTGTCAGCATGTGTTCATTCAAATGACTCTTATTGGAAAGGTTTTCATCACAAATTGAGCAGGTAAAATGTTTTTTACCTGTATTCTTTTCAGAGCATGTTGAGTGTTTGTTATCAGTCTGAATCCTCATATCGCCCTCACAATCTGTAtcactgctcaaaggttcttgggTGTCGTCTCTGGCCACACCGCTGTCTGATAGTGGGGCTAAGACGTctgcttgtggtttctcttcatggtcgtcagtcttcacagagacaccaGTCAGTGACAACTTGACCTCCTTTTGTCCTTGAAGAAACTCGCCTTCCTGAGTGATCCAGAcgacctcctcttcctcttcctctttaatgtgggagggctgtggatcctccggCTCCAAAATGGAGCTTCTCCCCTGCAGATGAGTTGGACATTCTTCTTGACGAGCAATCAGCTGCTGGCCGTCTGCAAGAAAAATGTGCCATAAAAACACAGTTCAAGGATAATCTCTTGAATTTTGTTCTGCCCCGCCATCTTGGAAAGTATTTCCAGTATCTCAAGGCCCACATTTGTCATATTTGGTTCTAATCAACTTCATGGACATCATTCAAAATGCTGTATGTCACCAGCTCAAACTTCTTTAAACCAAAAACATAACACCCCAACCAACGTcgagcacaggggtcggcaacccaaaatgttgaaagagccatattggaccaaaaataccaaaaaaaatctgGAGCCGCAAAtaatttaaagtcttatatacgtgttacaatgaaggcaacacatgatgtaagtgtctatattagttgtattagcctactatcgaagGCTGGCGCAAATcatcattgacagaaatgttgtatttttatttttattctacacatttttgtgtgtagaaatgcagccaatattacatacagataatgtgccgTGAGACGTGCAAatctaaattaaatacacagaggacataaataaagcaaattaaatgggctcaaatatacctacaaacgaggcataatgatgcaatgtagcatgttagcatcaattagcttgcagtcacggattgaccaaatatgtcttATAAGCACTCCagaaaatcaataaaatcaacaaagctcacctttgtgcattcacgcacagcataaaacgtttggtggacaaaatgagacaaagaaggagtggcataaaacacgtctttctgtggcagcatcggagaaagttgtacatgtaaacaaactacgacgagttcaaggatcgctgaaattagtaggacaaaacggtgcttgccaaatacgctcatcagtgaagcatgtataacaaaagtaattaattcccaagaaaaacagcagggagtccatcgtctggcggtggtttggcttcaagcgggaagatgttgaacagacaaccgtaatatgtcaggagcagaggtcaccgcctctgtctatggtgctgaggacgagcaccatcggataggggcggggcatgggctgacagcgagacacagctggcagatgattagatttcacaggtggtacgtgttaatctaatcatctgttgtctttaacagtaaacggccgggagcaggaggggagagaggatacggacgtgactgaaaagtcacgttctgcggaagaaagactttgataaaatatatgtgcattaaaaactttgttcaactttgcacgcctggctcctgtgaagtgtctgtcagtggggccgctaggaagcgacttccacagtcaagtatgcggcaaaagagttgctacaaaaagtagcattactgctagtttgtagcatcatttgaaaaatcACCCGCTAGAAAATGaaaagtgcttgaaactccgcatgtcaacatctccggccggtgtcacaccaacaaaatgccgaagcaaccgtttccacatcaacaccgtatgaaaaaactagtcaacagaaggagataacgtccgcaggaacctaccacatagtgaaggacatacactatttgatttcctattatgcagctcatttttatttgacagttactctgtgacatcatgcacaaaagtgcactttatttgtttttaaaaatattgtagtggcgttctgtacaaaaagtgcactttaattgagtgttgttttgttatgtcatcttagtgacatcgttttgtgcactaatagcttattttaaaaatgtctctgacaatcttgcactttctgttttggaaatgacatgaatgtttgtgccactgcttaataactgtttaataaatacacttttagttgtgatttccctctcggcatgaaagtttaaaagcagcatatattaatgcagtatgaagaagaatgttttaatgtagacacatagaatcattattctgctgtgattatatgcatcaagtgttcattcaaggctaaggcaaaatatccagatatatatcgtgcaTCGTGCCATGGCCTAAAATACGATGTCACAAGCTATCTTCGGGCAGTTTCCAACATTCCTCTTAGCAGCCCccactcaagctccatcagattgtaTGTGAAGGATAGTAAACTTACCATTATTGTGTAGCACAATGTGAGTTTTGCTAACAGCTTCCAGTTGTTGTCGATGTCGCTCCTCCTCCTCTCTTGTTCGAGAAAGTTCCTTTTCGTACAACGCTATCGTTTTCTCAAACAGCGCGAATATTTCATCGGCCGCCACCATTAGTCGCTCCTTCAccaactctttcaacatttttaatGTTACCTTCTAGCAAATACACAAAACACACTCGAAGCTTTGCTAATTTAGCATTGACGTCATCTCCATGTAACTTCCGCCTTTTTCTTCTTCAACGGCAGGGTTTTCGGCAGCTCAGCATCCATGACGTCAAATTGCTGCCACCGGGCGGCGGTATGGAAGATTAGCACTACAGAATTGACGCCATTGAAAATGTTAGAGTTCACTCCTTAAAAACTATTGTAAAGCTTAACACATGAAGAGTTTTACGGCGATTTACAGTAGCCAAACATCCACaactgccatatatatatatatatatatatatatatatatatatatatatatatatatatatatatatatatatatatatatatatatatatatatatatatatatatatatatatatacacaccaaaaGGGATggataagcggcagaaaatggatggatatatatatatatatatatatatatatatatatatatatatatatatatatatatatatatatatatatatatatatatataaatacagtatatatatatatatatatatatatatatattgtatatatatactgtatatatattatatatatacatatatatatacatatatatacatacatatatatatataatatatatatatacatatatatatataatatatatattacagctataacatgtatatatatatatatatatatatatatatatatatatgtatatataaatacagtatatatatatatatattgtatatatatactgtatatatattatatatatacatatatatatacatatatatacatacatatatatatataatatatatatacatatatatatataatatatatattacagctataacatgtatatatatatatatatatatatatgtatatatatagctgtaattcactgaaattcaagtatttcttttatatatatatacatatacatataatatatatatatatatatacacacatatatatatatatatacacatatatatatatatatatatataaaaatacttgaatttcagtgaattacaggtatatatatatatatatacatatatttaaatatatatatatattatagctgtaattcactgaaattcaagtatttattatatatatatatatatatatatatatatatatatataaaataaatacttgaatttcagtgaattacagctatatatatatatatattcaagtatttcttatatatatatatatatatatatatatatatatatatatataaatatatatatatatacagtatgtatatataaaataaatacttgaatttcagtgaattacagttctctctctctctctctctctctctctctctctatatatatatatatatatatatatatatatatatatagagagagagagagggagagagagagagagagcgagcgagctgtaatatatatatataacatatatttatatatatatatatatatatatattatagctgtaattcactgaaattcaagtatttattatatatataaaataaatacatgaatttcagtgaattacagctatatatatatacagtatataaaataaatacttgaatttcagtgaattacagctatatatatatatattcaagtatttcttatatatatatatatatatatatatacagtatgtatatataaaataaatacttgaatttaagtgaattacagctctctctctctctctctctctctctctctatatatatatatatatatatagagagagagagagagagagagagagctgtaatatatataaatagagctgtaattcactgaaattcaagtgaataagaaatacttgaatttcagtgaattacagctatatatatatatatatatatatatatatatatatatatatatatatatatatatatatatatatatatatatatatatatatatatatatatgtataaaagaaTGAGGacagggatgatgttcgttaagaaattatcgatgtcaATGCCATTAGCGAAtcttcttatcgaaccgattccttatcgaatctcttatcgaatccagataggttgttgtgtgtgcaccttgtgtgtgcactgagttccaaaagccatagatgttatgtgactgggc from Entelurus aequoreus isolate RoL-2023_Sb linkage group LG17, RoL_Eaeq_v1.1, whole genome shotgun sequence encodes the following:
- the LOC133631841 gene encoding zinc finger protein 568-like; this encodes MLKELVKERLMVAADEIFALFEKTIALYEKELSRTREEEERHRQQLEAVSKTHIVLHNNDGQQLIARQEECPTHLQGRSSILEPEDPQPSHIKEEEEEEVVWITQEGEFLQGQKEVKLSLTGVSVKTDDHEEKPQADVLAPLSDSGVARDDTQEPLSSDTDCEGDMRIQTDNKHSTCSEKNTGKKHFTCSICDENLSNKSHLNEHMLTHTGEKPWRCTVCGKILSKKSNVALHMRTHTGEKPFSCSVCGLRFSQKSNMVAHMRTHTGEKPFMCIYCGERFSKKSNMVKHVRTHTGEKPYQCSLCAKTFSRQDTLMAHMGTHNREKAFRL